CGTAATGCTCGCAGTGTTAGTGCAGGGGGAAGGAAGCGAGAGGAGGCGTGTTGttggtgggggaaaaaaaaaacacactctctctcacacatacacagccactctccaaaaaaaaagagaaagaagggGCTTGTGTGCAAAGCTCAGCTTCTCCCCTCCCGTCCCCTCTCCCAACAACAGGACTAGATTCTTCATATTTTGTGTGTGTTGCAACTCGAGAAGTGGCTTGTTCAGTGAGAGGAGAACAGCAGCAGCAGCCGTGGACCATGATGGATTGTGCCGTTAACGCACAAAGCTTGATCACCATCTCACTCCGCAAGATTCACAATTCGAGGACCCAGAGAGGGGGCATCAAGCTCCACAAGAACCTGCTGGTCTCCTACGTGCTCCGGAACGCCAGGCAGGTCTACATGAGCGAGAAGTACGCCGAGATCTACGGCATGCACCAGTACGaggagctgcaggagatgctggacCTCTCCGGGGAGGTCCCAGGAGCTGGCCAGCCGCTGGAGGTGGCCGAGGAGATGGTGGAAGGTGGAGGTGGGCAGGAGGTGGTGGACGAGGAAGTGGAGGACCACCAACCTGGGCACATGGACATCCCACTCAGCAAGCAAGCCGGGCACACTCTGTACCGCCTCTCCTGCTACGAGCCTCCTGGGGGCCACTGTACCAAGACCACGGTGTTGGACctggacacacacacagtcaccacGGTGGACAACGGCTTCCTCCAGGATTGCGCCTGTGGTTGCGCCAACAACGTCGCCGCCGCCGGGGCGAGGAAACGCAAGGCGGCGGAGCAGGAGCCCGAG
This DNA window, taken from Pristiophorus japonicus isolate sPriJap1 chromosome 20, sPriJap1.hap1, whole genome shotgun sequence, encodes the following:
- the ier5l gene encoding immediate early response gene 5-like protein; this encodes MMDCAVNAQSLITISLRKIHNSRTQRGGIKLHKNLLVSYVLRNARQVYMSEKYAEIYGMHQYEELQEMLDLSGEVPGAGQPLEVAEEMVEGGGGQEVVDEEVEDHQPGHMDIPLSKQAGHTLYRLSCYEPPGGHCTKTTVLDLDTHTVTTVDNGFLQDCACGCANNVAAAGARKRKAAEQEPEPSGQYTGEAEDFSPLKRVRLDELPGLDCTDPSNISNLISIFGSGFSGLVSRADSEQQLLQAEVKQNQQLCSKQALASLGAWTRAIVAF